A portion of the Panulirus ornatus isolate Po-2019 chromosome 43, ASM3632096v1, whole genome shotgun sequence genome contains these proteins:
- the LOC139762411 gene encoding cuticlin-1-like isoform X2 gives MDSKAAVILILGALAAAASAQLIQHPNKETTIRNVRILCNSNDIVVSIDTSAPFNGMIYPKGLSKNSSCMSEFREQTSPVLYKLPLKSCSTMSSEMVDGIEYFNTIVVQPHRKLVTNQGRGYHIRCKYQTQEKTVTNSFNVSFIGTTPLTATAPMPGCYMRIFAGSATDKTVAENVRIGDPLTLVISLDDQEIYGMKVTDCLVRDGLGWGEQMLINGDGCPVDYEILGEFEYSSTKTTAAVSFQAHKFPYTSSVYYQCNVKLCIKNAGGCDDVPPVCVEGENVLRRRRRDVAEVDGNGDLKEVEAEVDENLTIEVFTGLYVNEDDDLPDPEGASDTLKPIKEEIVEDPNTFCLSPKTFAIGIAIAGLILMVAVIASILILISRRRRRKEDSTTGSSIYSSPYTNTAYSHSS, from the exons atAAAGAGACGACGATCAGGAACGTCCGAATCTTGTGCAACAGTAATGACATCGTCGTCTCCATCGACACTTCCGCGCCCTTCAACGGCATGATCTACCCGAAGGGATTATCCAAAAACTCGTCGTGTATGTCCGAGTTCAGGGAACAGACGAGTCCCGTCCTCTACAAGCTGCCGCTCAAGTCATGTAGCACCATGAGCTCCGAGATG GTGGACGGCATCGAGTACTTCAACACGATCGTGGTGCAGCCTCACAGGAAGCTGGTGACGAACCAGGGCCGCGGCTACCACATCCGCTGCAAATACCAGACGCAGGAGAAGACGGTCACCAACAGCTTCAACGTCAG CTTTATTGGAACGACGCCCCTCACGGCCACAGCTCCAATGCCAGGCTGTTACATGCGGATCTTTGCGGGATCAGCTACAGACAAAACAGTGGCAGAGAATGTGCGCATTGGTGACCCTCTTACCCTGGTTATCAGCCTTGACGATCAGGAAATATATGGTATGAAGGTCACAGACTGTCTCGTAAGGGATGGTCTTGGCTGGGGAGAACAGATGCTTATCAATGGAGATGG ATGCCCCGTGGACTATGAGATCCTGGGTGAATTTGAGTACTCTTCCACCAAAACGACAGCTGCTGTCAGCTTCCAGGCTCACAAGTTTCCTTATACGTCATCTGTGTACTACCAGTGTAATGTTAAACTCTGCATTAAGAATGCTGGAGGCTGCGATGATGTG CCGCCTGTATGTGTTGAGGGCGAGAATGTACTACGACGTCGCCGTAGGGATGTGGCTGAAGttgatggtaatggtgacctgaaggAGGTTGAGGCAGAGGTTGATGAAAACCTGACTATTGAAGTTTTCACTGGTCTTTAtgtaaatgaagatgatgat CTTCCAGACCCTGAAGGTGCCTCCGACACACTTAAACCTATCAAGGAGGAGATAGTAGAAGACCCCAATACCTTCTGCCTTTCCCCAAAAACCTTTGCCATTGGCATTGCCATTGCTGGTCTCATTTTGATGGTTGCAGTCATTGCCTCTATTCTTATACTCATATCTCGCCGGCGTAGAAGGAAGGAAGACTCTACCACTGGCTCATCCATATACTCCAGTCCTTATACTAACACTGCTTATAGCCACTCCTCTTAG
- the LOC139762411 gene encoding cuticlin-1-like isoform X1 — MDSKAAVILILGALAAAASAQLIQHPNKETTIRNVRILCNSNDIVVSIDTSAPFNGMIYPKGLSKNSSCMSEFREQTSPVLYKLPLKSCSTMSSEMVDGIEYFNTIVVQPHRKLVTNQGRGYHIRCKYQTQEKTVTNSFNVSGDFVTDVEWKAPNGSSFIGTTPLTATAPMPGCYMRIFAGSATDKTVAENVRIGDPLTLVISLDDQEIYGMKVTDCLVRDGLGWGEQMLINGDGCPVDYEILGEFEYSSTKTTAAVSFQAHKFPYTSSVYYQCNVKLCIKNAGGCDDVPPVCVEGENVLRRRRRDVAEVDGNGDLKEVEAEVDENLTIEVFTGLYVNEDDDLPDPEGASDTLKPIKEEIVEDPNTFCLSPKTFAIGIAIAGLILMVAVIASILILISRRRRRKEDSTTGSSIYSSPYTNTAYSHSS, encoded by the exons atAAAGAGACGACGATCAGGAACGTCCGAATCTTGTGCAACAGTAATGACATCGTCGTCTCCATCGACACTTCCGCGCCCTTCAACGGCATGATCTACCCGAAGGGATTATCCAAAAACTCGTCGTGTATGTCCGAGTTCAGGGAACAGACGAGTCCCGTCCTCTACAAGCTGCCGCTCAAGTCATGTAGCACCATGAGCTCCGAGATG GTGGACGGCATCGAGTACTTCAACACGATCGTGGTGCAGCCTCACAGGAAGCTGGTGACGAACCAGGGCCGCGGCTACCACATCCGCTGCAAATACCAGACGCAGGAGAAGACGGTCACCAACAGCTTCAACGTCAG CGGTGACTTCGTTACGGATGTGGAATGGAAGGCGCCCAATGGTTCCAG CTTTATTGGAACGACGCCCCTCACGGCCACAGCTCCAATGCCAGGCTGTTACATGCGGATCTTTGCGGGATCAGCTACAGACAAAACAGTGGCAGAGAATGTGCGCATTGGTGACCCTCTTACCCTGGTTATCAGCCTTGACGATCAGGAAATATATGGTATGAAGGTCACAGACTGTCTCGTAAGGGATGGTCTTGGCTGGGGAGAACAGATGCTTATCAATGGAGATGG ATGCCCCGTGGACTATGAGATCCTGGGTGAATTTGAGTACTCTTCCACCAAAACGACAGCTGCTGTCAGCTTCCAGGCTCACAAGTTTCCTTATACGTCATCTGTGTACTACCAGTGTAATGTTAAACTCTGCATTAAGAATGCTGGAGGCTGCGATGATGTG CCGCCTGTATGTGTTGAGGGCGAGAATGTACTACGACGTCGCCGTAGGGATGTGGCTGAAGttgatggtaatggtgacctgaaggAGGTTGAGGCAGAGGTTGATGAAAACCTGACTATTGAAGTTTTCACTGGTCTTTAtgtaaatgaagatgatgat CTTCCAGACCCTGAAGGTGCCTCCGACACACTTAAACCTATCAAGGAGGAGATAGTAGAAGACCCCAATACCTTCTGCCTTTCCCCAAAAACCTTTGCCATTGGCATTGCCATTGCTGGTCTCATTTTGATGGTTGCAGTCATTGCCTCTATTCTTATACTCATATCTCGCCGGCGTAGAAGGAAGGAAGACTCTACCACTGGCTCATCCATATACTCCAGTCCTTATACTAACACTGCTTATAGCCACTCCTCTTAG